CGCGTCGGCTTGGCTTCGGACGTCTCTTCGATAGGAGCGCACGCGGGCGCAAGGCTGCGATCGAAGGACCAGGCCGGAAGATCTCGGTTCCCGATCACGAGCGCTACCAGAACATCCCTGCTCGTCCGTTCGCTGTCCTTCGCCCCGAAGATCCGCAGCGGTTCGTTGAGGCGCTCGATCTCTACATCGCCGGGCGCGGCCTGGCTGCCGGAGGTGTAGCGTGAGCGAGGCTCAAGGCACCTTCCACTTCGACCTGGTCTGGTCCGCGTGCATGGCGCTCTTGGTTGCGGGACTGGCCGACTGCGATGTCGCGCCGGTCTCCGAGAACGACTTTTCGGGCGATGACCTGGTACTTACGCCGCCCTCGGTTCGCACCTTCTTCGGCGGCGCATCCTTCAATCCCATGATGGACTCACAGCGGCTCAGCTATGACGCTGCTGGCCGGTTCGTGGCTATCTGTGCCGACCAGGACCGCACTTCGCCAGCAGACCAGGCAATCGCATCCCTGCAGCTCGCCAGCAGGGTCTGCGATCTGCTCACCGGTGCGCGGATCGCGCTTCCCACACGCGAGGCATCTGAGCCAGTCCTGATCGTGTCGATGGAGCCTCGGCCCGTAAAGGGCCTTGGCACCGCTTACGCGATCGGCTTCGAGGTTCCCGGCCTCGCACTCTTCCCTGGACCCAACGCATATCCGGAGGCTATCTATGGCGGGCAATGATTTCGTCCAGGTCCAACTGACTGCGGCTGGCATGGGTATGGCGGATGGCATACCACTGCGCGTATCGAACGGACGCCGCACTCTCGTCTTCACGCCTGGTCAGGAGACACGCGTGGAGCGCCATTATGAGTGGAATGGCTTCCTCAAGCATTATGCGAATCCGGAGGGCGAGCTACTGTTTGAGCTGGCTCCTGTTGCAGCTCCGGTCCCTGCCGCTACGCCTGCGCCCGTTGCTCCCGTTGTATCCACATCAGAACCAACCGAACCTGAAGCCTCCAAGGAGCCGACCGCATGAGCATCAACCTGCAAAAACAGAGTTCTCGTAATCTTGTCCTGAGCGCTAACACTCAGGCGGCCTATGGCGGCGTCCTCGCCGATGCGGCCCTTACCGTGCGCCAGCGCTTCGACCCCAGCTCCGCGATCTCGGCTACTCCGGGGAATCGCACCGACAAAGAATCGTCCGGCAAGGGCACGGAGTGGGCGACGGACGATCAGATCACGAGCTGGGATACTGCGGGCACCATTAAGAACGATGCCGATACGTTCCTGCTCGGCTGGATGCTGTCGCTCGCCTTTGGGCAGGAGACGGTCGTTGGCGCTGGCCCCTATACGCACACGTTCACGCTTCCGTCTGTGACGGCGACGATGCCCGCCACCACCATCTACGTCGAAGAGACCAACGATGTGAAGCGCAAGTATGCAGACATGGCGGCGAAGACGCTTTCGATCGACGTGCCCGAACGTGGAGCGGTCTCTGCCTCACTTGACCTGGTCGGGACAGGCAAATTTTATCCGGGCGCGATGGAGGCCCTCCCTGCGCTCGCGCAGGCCATCTATCTGCTTGGCTCGGACGTCATTGTGACGATCACGCCTGCCGCCGGTGCAGCGGTGCCGTTCAACGGTCGGCAAAAAGGGATCAGCATCAAGCTTGATCGTGGATCAGCCGCTTATGAAAGCTCCGGAGACGGTCTCACCTCGGGAAGCGTCGCGAGCGGTGATGGGAAATTTTCAGTCGATCTGACGATCGCCGCCGGTGCCGTCGACGATGTGAACGGATGGTTCGAGTCCGGCATTCGTTGCTCGCTCACGATTGCCACGAACGTTGCGCTTCCATATCGCTTCGGCTTTACCTTCCCGAGTGTGCGCTTCAACGCGAACAAGGTGACCAACACAAATAACACCGTCACCTGGGCGCTCTCGCTTGATGAGACCAGCTCCATCCAGGTCGGAGCGCAGGC
This is a stretch of genomic DNA from Granulicella sp. WH15. It encodes these proteins:
- a CDS encoding phage tail tube protein: MSINLQKQSSRNLVLSANTQAAYGGVLADAALTVRQRFDPSSAISATPGNRTDKESSGKGTEWATDDQITSWDTAGTIKNDADTFLLGWMLSLAFGQETVVGAGPYTHTFTLPSVTATMPATTIYVEETNDVKRKYADMAAKTLSIDVPERGAVSASLDLVGTGKFYPGAMEALPALAQAIYLLGSDVIVTITPAAGAAVPFNGRQKGISIKLDRGSAAYESSGDGLTSGSVASGDGKFSVDLTIAAGAVDDVNGWFESGIRCSLTIATNVALPYRFGFTFPSVRFNANKVTNTNNTVTWALSLDETSSIQVGAQAAISAFVINDTAAFLAPL